A region of the Chroicocephalus ridibundus chromosome 1, bChrRid1.1, whole genome shotgun sequence genome:
agatttttctgaagttgcGCGGTGTTTTAAGGGGTGGGTATTTACCGACGGTCTCCAGTCGAATTGTGCGGGTGATTTCGTACATGACGTCTTCATGTGGAAACGGCATCTTGCAGGTGTAGTAGCCAGCGTCCGTTGGTAGCACAGAAGGCATGATCAGAGCGGTCGAACCTTTCAGAATTACGAATTTTTCGTTGGCGTCTTCCAAAGGCAGAGCATCCTGGAGAAAGGACGGTAGCTGGTGTTACGGCTCAGATAGGTGTAGCTACGCCATGTGTAACTCCCACGCAAAATTACTTATCCCCATTTCTCTCCTAATAAAAGTTCGCTTATCACTGGGAAATCTGAGCAGTTCCACTTTCCCACCAAAGGGCAAGTTCTTCAAGTGTGTCTCCGCCTCTACAATGCTCTGAGGCACTATATGAAGTGTGAAGAATCGCTATTTTAATCTAGCTATAACCTGCGTGTATAGCTTTTTCAATAAAGTGCACGTTTTAAGATGGAAAACATATAATAGGCTCTTTTTCTGCATCCTCTTAAGAGTAATCATCTAAGACATTCTTCTAagacaaaacattttaagtaaGCATGAAGGCTTTCACAACACTATTACTTTCCATACATGACCTCATAAGAGTGATATTCTGAGCCATTCTTCTGAGATAAATATGTTTCAGTAATCGTGCAGATTTTCACAAAACTATTACATGGCCTACATGATCTCATAAACTGTGATAAATTCCTGCTCTGTATGACCAACGCTCTGTTTATACAGGGGTTGGAGCCCTGCTAGGAGCAATGATGGTCCTTCCCCATGAAGTCAGGCTAGATTTTTTTGACAGTCGTAGCTAGAACTATGTTGAGGGGGCAGCCTTTTActtaaataatcatagaatcatagaatggcctaggttggaagggacctttcagatcatctagtccgaccatcaacctaactctgacaagaaccgtcactaaaccatatctctaagcactaagtctacccgtcttttaaaaacctccagggatggtgcctcaatcgcttccctgggcagcctgttccaatgcttaataaccctttcagtgtaaaaatcagTGGGTTATAGCCTGCTTCTGAAGGGAAACCTGAGCAAAGGCATTTTGCTGGTATGGTACAACATAGGCGCTGCTGCATAAAGCCAGCCTAGGTATTGCATCCTATGGCAAGGATGATAGTTGCGCAAGGCAGAGCATACAATTGTAATGCGAGAGTAAATAAAAGCTAAACCAAAGTATCATGAAAATATAAGAATCCCATGCTATCCAGTGCAAGACTGGACAGCTGAGGATGGCCACATGCGGGATATTTGACCTTACAGGCAAACCCAGGCTTGCCTACTTGAAAAATGATGGACTGGCAAGTTAGGCAAGAGGTCACTATAAGGTTCGTGTGATGGATCTAGTACCTCCaaatgcagtattccagttgatTAATGAAAGCTACCCCACCTGTACAGCTCACGTGGGGGAAGCATCACTGGGAGGTACTACTTTCTGGGATTCACTAGAGGGGCCATAAAAAGAAGCATAACGCCAAAGAGAAGGGCCTAATCTGAAGTAGCAAACCCCGGAATCAGGGTAggtaatgtctttaaaaatagttACACTGCCTGTTAGAACATATAACATGTGGAACATTTCACCCCATGCTGAGTCCACCCTGGAGAACCTTTCTTACAATATATACATCTGCCCCCAGATTACCCGTATGTTATGCTATAATGTTAAGATGCTCATGACTTTACCAACATGATGTTcaggagaaacagaaagtggGGATGTATGTGCCTTTACAAATGGGTTGGGATTAGGCTTTTCACAAAGAAGAGTTGAAAGTCCTACCTTGTACCACTTGAGCTCCAGGCTTGTCCTATTTGGTGTAAAATCCCACAGGTCAGGGCAAACAATCTTCCCAGAGGTGAAAGTGAAGAGGACCTGGAGATAGGCAATCTCCCGAGCAGCTGTTTTCTCCATGACTGTGAGGTGGATGGAGACCTCGGCACAGTAGGAGGAGTTTCTGCAGACAGAGTAGGGAGAGGTGAACACCCACCGGTGACAAGGGGAACTCGAGTGACACCCTGGCTCCATTTCCCTCATTAGCCATTTCTAAGAGGCCAAGTCTGAGATCATACCAGGAGGGACCCTAGAAAATACGTGGTGCTGGGATTTGGCACAACCTAAACATGTTGCTGACACATGTCTGCCTTAGagcttcagtcttttcttttttcgtttttttttttttgtactccaAGTTTGCTGTGCACCCTCAGGCTAaggcattattttaattttgcaaggaGAGGGAACATGTCCACCTAAACAGTCGCAGGTGTGTCATGAACCCTCCATCATTTCCTTGAAAGAGATCTTGACTGCAAAAACCCTAATGGTTGGAAcctaagaatgaaataaaaagctcaAAGCATGCATTAAAATACATCCGCAGTTCTTATTGCACAACCAGTAGGCATTTCTTAAGTACATATTATTTTGCGTAGAAAAGGAGGCATTCCTGCTCTGAAAGTtttacaaaaattacaaaaaacttttctttctggCCCTAAGTGATAATCGCTTCCAGTCCCAAAGAGGACCAAAGTGGGGGAAATAGGTGATTAAACTATGTCCTTTTTGACCTCTGAAAGCCTGCCTTGGAGATGCCTCCACCCAGGGCAGCGCCTGACCCCTGCGGGGGCCAGTGAAGCCAGGGGGCGTTCAGCCTGTGACCCACTGACCCACTAGAGAACATCTGGGGGCCGCAGGCAGATGGGCTCACACTACTGCTAGAGCACTGTGGTGGGCTGTCTCCTACAGGTCGGACGTCGAAATCCCAAATACTTGCCCAACAGAAGCAGAGACCTGTAATTATTTGCTTCTACCCTCATTTTATAAGAtgttgaaaaaaaagtcatggttTCCCTGTGGGATGGTTTGCAAAGGAAATACAATTTGGGTTTAGTTTATTAATCCTGTAATAATGTTAGCAATGAAGCTAGGTACTTGGTTCTTGCATATCTTTTTTAAACAGGTTTCACAGCATTTTGCTATAGCTGTCAGTAACACTGCCACGGTGTTATAGGTCAAGGAACTCAGCCAGAATAGTCCAGAAATAGTCCAGAAAGGGGATTTAGAAACACCCTTCAAGGTCTCGTGTAACTACTCTGTGCTCTACGACAATATTTGCAACCTTTTGTTATTCTGGCCTCACTATTGaagtcttctcttctgccccaCCGCTGCAATCACTGCTAAGACACATGTAAAGGCCAATCTAATATGCTGAGCATGATTTGTTAACTTGGGTTCTGCCTGTCTATCCCTTCTACTGGTGATACATGTCACTCGCAAGATGTGCCTTGCCAGCAAGGAAACTGCGCTCTACACAGGCAGCTCCAGGGATGCAGAGATTTGTTTTCCACTATAGACCCCAGAAATGGGAGGCTGGCTGGAcagaggagctggcaggagacAAAGACCTGGGATACCTTCTGGGGTTCAGGGTCTAATGGTGATGGGTGGTTTTGCCTTCCTCCGTTCCAGACCCTGATACCTCATTTGAAACTGTATGAGTTTCATACAGTTGGGGCTGTCAGATTGTAAAGGGGCTGTCAGATTGtaaacactcagaaaaaaatgacCAGTAAGGCTGAAAAAAGCCATGGCTCAAGTCTCAACCTGCTGCAATATGATAAATCTGGTACCAGTCTAGTAAATACGCATCAGGTCTCATGAAAGATCTTCCAGCAATATCAAGGCAATCCAATTCTGGTTTAGAatatgaagcagaagaaaagcaaagattaGGGATAAGGAAGAAGGAAGCCATGCCAGAGCCATGGTGCCTTGCTATATGCTTCGTAAGGCAATCTGAAGCGCAGACAAGCCTATTTGCTTCTCTGGAGCCATAACACGAGGGTTGTGTTCTGCAGAATCCCCTGTCTGCAGCACGTCCCCACTCACCACAGCCCTGTGGTGAGCTCCTAAATAAGCTAGAACAAACCCTCTGTACATTATTTCCTCGTGAGATCGTAGCTAGAGCAGCAATACTGTGTCATGATTTAACCAAATTTCAGTGTATATATCTATAGGAGACAGACAATGCATTTAAGAGTTCTgactttcaacatttttttctctaataaagcCGTCAAGGAATCAGTCTCATCCAGACACGCAATGAACATAACTGGAGTTCAGAATCAAGCTAATGTATTTTAGACAGTCATCTTGTCtggattttctttgaaatacccACCTTCTGGTGCAGACATATACTCCTGAGTCTTCTAGCATTGCTGGTAAAAACCAGAGTGCATCTCCTTTTGCCCAGATTCTTGGATCTTCATCTCTTCCTGATATCATGGGTTTTGAACCATTTTTATACCATGTGATATTAGGGGTCAAGGcagaaaaatccaaatgtttGTATCTGGGGGAAGGGCATTTCAGAACCACAGGTTCCCCATGCAGTTCATAGTAGTGTTTGAAAAACACGGTGTGATCTGGGCAGTTTTCTATATAAATCAGAGATATTTTTACATTACTGTCAGCAGGGCACATTgaaaagaagggagagggagacagggggaaaaaaaaaaaaaaaagacaaaaagcatgcCCTTACCTGTGCTTTTGACTTGCTGGAGTCTGAAAGCGGAGGTGCCCGCTGTGCACGTCACCAGGACAAAGAAGAGCCCCCGCATTTTTTcccagaggaaagcagaaggagacAGCTGAGGGGAAGAGTCTTGAAATCTACAGGGAAGTTTATTACAAGacagaaaacataatgaaaataatCAATGTTAACTGAAGAGTTAACTGCTCTTTTCCTCGCTCCAAACCTGGTGAGCTTTGGTTCATCCTGCGTGAGCAGAAAGGCTTCTTCATCCCTAGTTTATGGGGCCTGACTTGCGGAATAACTTTGTGGCTTGGCCCAAAACATCGCTTCTGTCCCTTTCCTTTCACTCTAGGAGATGGAAACAACATACCACAAGATGCTGCTGTCCCCCCGGCTTTTCCATGCAACAGCTATGGGTGGAAAAATCTAGCTCCGCTTATTTTGCAATAAGATGTGACTGAGACGCGGGTCGGGGGTTTCGAGTTAGCTGCAGTGTAGATAACTTGGGTGAACACAGGAGCAAAGATGCAACAGAATAGACTTTGGCTCCTTCAGCAGTCACTTCAGGTGTCTCCCAAGGTTGTATGGACCTCATTAAATCCTGTGTCACTTTCTCTTCCCCACTGAGGCCGGCTAGCATAGATCGGGCTGCAGGCAAGGTTCCTGCTATAGCCAGAGCCAAGCTCTCAAAGTCTCCGACAAATGTTTCTCTTGGGACAAAAATCTTTGATTCCCACGTGTCCCGGTTTGAGCGACGCAgggttaatttctctttcagaaatttcACTTTTCAGTGAGGTCTCTTCTAATGacagggaaaactgcatttttagaagaccctagtgtctgaatttgtgaaaatctttactttatagccagctatggcatgcgggtttcaaggtctcagtgttttcaagctagcacagcttcctactgatataattggctgagtataatcctcgtATATTTTATAtaggtatcaggatcaatataggttctttagtattgttaatgttaattatttagaaatattctattaaatctgtttatatttcaacccttgggttttcttttttcctgattccccttcccagatggggaaggggtcatcgggtgataaaataattttctaaacgacaataaattgtttcCGGTTCTTCAAACCACAACGCATGCGCATGTCATGCACACCCACCTTGCTGGCAGTGCGCAAGTGAGTTTTCAGCATGGACGCTATTACAGTCTGTGctaaaaaaagatgaggaaagccCTGAACAACTTGTCCTAAATATCAGACACTAAGGGAAAACGAAACTATCCACTGCCGGTCATTCGTAAATTGTCACCCGTATTGGCCTGGCATGGGCAAGGCAACTTCTGCGCACATCACTGAATGCTTCCTGGTCTGCCATGAGGTTCCAGCTGCTGCTACTTAGTTGATGGATTTTGTGTTATCTCAGTGTACCACaggcaaaaatacacaaaacatgcTATATGTGGGCACCAGTTTATGCTCTATGTAAGGTATTTATGTGCAAGGCAGTACATACATGCATGTGATACATACTATTTccattttacatacataaatacaaattGCATGTGTTTAGCATTAGCCTAACACTGTAATTGTCCCGTAGGATGAATATTAAATGACAAGACAACTGCTTCAAATTGTatccaaaaagcaaaaatatatttctaccGCTATAATGCATCATATTCATAGGTACTCACCTTCAGGCATCTTCTGTGTATCCCATCATGCTCATATTTATAATGCGGCTTTAATACAAATTTCTCCCCGTTCTAGTAGCTATATTTGTCTGACAAGTGATAGTTTGACTATAATAAACTATTTCCAACTTATTGTCATCTCTACACCACCACAAAGCCAACCTCTTGCTCAATAATACTGTTTCATAACCCCGGGTCGTCTCCTATACCTCTagatctgcaaagctttccagGGCATTGGCATGGAGCTGTAGCCCCTCTCAGGGCTGCATCTGGACTAGGTGCTCGTGGCTTTGTCTGCAGCATTAACAAGCCATGGTTCACAGTAATACCCTCTAACAGGGGACTTTCTCTCTTGTTACATCCCTTGCCTGATGAAAatacttggttatttttttcagagctttacGGTCCCTTTGGTTTAGTATCTAGCAATCTCCATAAGCCCTACACGACCCGAGGGGTTAAGGGAGATTTTCATTCCCAAATTTCCATCAGATTCTCTTACCTGTGGTTCTGCAGTCTTTCAGCCATTAGCTTCTcatgaaaagatttaaaattgaaaatcaCCAGTGAGGACGTTATATAGGGTTTAGCTCAACCCACAGAGGAAATTTGTCTCTCGTTGCCCAATCAGATTTGTGTCAGAACCAAATGACATTTTAGACCCACCTTCCTTTCCTTCCGTAGAGTGAGGATGAGagaaagagacacagagagagggaaaaaaatatgtatttggatTTCACAAAAAAGGGGAAATGACCGCTAAATATATGACtaaatttccctttttctgaCGAATGGTGGTTTGCACACACTCATGTCCTCACATGACTATTTCACGCTCTACCTCAAATAAAAAATTCTCATGGGTAACAAAAGGTGTCCTGCAGCATAGTCAGCAGCTAAATAATTGCAATCCTCACACAATGTGGTTTAGCAAGTTCTTCGTGGACAACATAAATCTTTTGTGATTTCCCAGATCACTTGTGAATCACAAATGGGTTGATTCCCCTTTCCTTCCATAACATCCATCTTAGTGTCACAGCTTACACTATGGCTCTCTTTGCAATGGAGTATAAATAATTAACAGATATAAGCACGTTATGGCATCCAGGCTCATGAGCTGAAGGGGTAAGAAATGGGTTATGAATTACAGCAAAGTTATAGCAACGTTGGCCTCCGCCTGTTTAGAAGAGGGCAATCTAGCGGAGGACTTCAGTCTGGAACTGGACGACAAGCCAATTATTCCTGTGCCTTGTCCTGACATGCGATGCCTCCTGCGGGCAACCCTGAATTTCTTACTTGATCCCTCAAAGTCTCTTGATCCCTCAGGGAGCAGCTGTCCTGCGCTGCCTCATTGCTAGCCCAGGAAGGCAACGTGTGGTGACGGGCTCAGGCCTCCTGGGCCTGGAGTCAGCACACAGGTCTCTGCTAGCAGACCTCCGTAAGAtgtcctcccctccccagacTTTGTACACCTCAGCTGAGCAGCCCCGGTCTGGAGCACCAGGATCCTAGCCTGAGGCTCAGGCTTTGAGGTGCTCTCACTAACCAAATAATGAGAGAGCAATAAAAACAACATACCTGTTTATAGCAGTAAGCATGTAAGAACCGTTTTTTATTCAGCCCTAATGTAATTCATTAACTCATCCTTTAACTAATATCAGCCTCGGTTATACTTGAGAGGAAAATTTTTGAGACCATGCTGCCATCTATTATGGAGAGAAGAAACGTTTAGATGATAACATCTATTAATATACTGCAATCTTTGGGGATGCGTCATGTGCTTGGGTTGTGCATATTCATTTGTGCAGGCAAAATATCCACCATATTACAGCAActtcagtaaataaaaagaaaaaaatcacaaagcccCGTATTTCAATCTGTAATGGTCTTTGCAGTTTCTACATCCTGATCAATGCAGTCATTGCAAGGGTCTCTACAGCTATCAGCCCCACACGTGCCTGACTGTTTTTCCCTAAGCAGTCCTATTATCCATAAACCTGAAAGGCTAACACACCTAAAGTTAGTTACTGCCCTGTAGTGCTCCATCTTCTTGGTGAAAAGAAAGAACTCATCTCCATTGATG
Encoded here:
- the IL1R2 gene encoding interleukin-1 receptor type 2, translating into MAERLQNHRFQDSSPQLSPSAFLWEKMRGLFFVLVTCTAGTSAFRLQQVKSTENCPDHTVFFKHYYELHGEPVVLKCPSPRYKHLDFSALTPNITWYKNGSKPMISGRDEDPRIWAKGDALWFLPAMLEDSGVYVCTRRNSSYCAEVSIHLTVMEKTAAREIAYLQVLFTFTSGKIVCPDLWDFTPNRTSLELKWYKDALPLEDANEKFVILKGSTALIMPSVLPTDAGYYTCKMPFPHEDVMYEITRTIRLETVEQEKRITPIIVYPTQKTTSAALGSKMTLPCKVFVGLSSHFHTDVEWLANDTAVDVVYKQSRITEGERQEIVENGENFIEVPLIFDSVEEVDFYTDFTCLAQNRYGYQVLPTRVKQEAVGLSWYIAMIPVALAGVILGGICIHKCWKRRADKGYAIPKV